The region TCCATTCTGCTTTGCTGATGTGACGGTTTcgattgttttaaaaaaaaaaaaaaaatctttgtttaaatagtagtaaaaagtgatcgatgtaatataaagtataaaaagtttatatatatatatatatatatatatatatatatatattatttgacttttttagaaaaagtgaaaaaaatagaggggAAATGAGAGTTGTGTGCCAAACATGCTCTAAGACTTGATTGACACTACTACATCAACAAAGTAAGACAATAGTAGGATAACAATGTAGCTTTTAGCATTCCTCGTACAAAATATAACTCAAGGAAAACAACATTCTTACATAGTATGGCTTGCATCCACTGAAAATATCACTGAAATCtcctgtgaaaaaataaatagaaaaatattgcaagtttgggaaaaaaaatgcagttaaacATGTACTAGAATGCGATTTCCAAAAACTGAAAGAATTTTTGCAGTTTACAtggaacaaaaaggaaaaactaaCATACATTCGTAATATAACATGCAGTGGGTTATTGCACTACAATGATTCATGATTTCCATACAAGTGGATACAGTTCTATGTTAATCACCATTTACAATTATATTAACATGTTCTATGTATAATTAGATATTGCAACTTGAAGTTGTTAGATTCAGTCTAAAGCTTCCTTCATTGAGATCTTCAAGAATTTACAAAAACTGCCGCTGTGTCAATGTTCCCTCTATCTCATCAGCAAAAAATTTGTGTATGTTAGTCAGTCTCAGGCAAGTATCCATCGTGCTTTAGGTACCAAAGGGCCCCTTCTGCTGCATGCTCTTCTGCATCTTTCTTTTTCGCCCGGGGTTCTCCAAAGCACTCTAAAACCACATCTTCGGCATCTTCTATTTCCACAACAACCTTGAAAGTGAATCTGCAAAACGCCCGAATTGAGCATTGAAGAAGTAGATAAATCAACAAGGAGTTCAGTTGATATGTTTGTCGCTTGAAAAAGGAAGCAAATTGAACAGAAAATACAATGGTTCCTGAAATGGTGAAAACTACAGGAAatggtttttctattttattattctttttgggtGGCCGCTTTCCAAAAAATGGGCTGGACAGCAAGCTACACCATCTCTAGTTAAGCAAATTACGGAGTGATATAGCATAATAACATTACATGCACAAGACTCATTCAACAAAACTGAGCCAATTccattttatattattagaaCAAACGGAGCACTGACTTCAATTTCAAGAAAATGGACTTTCTTCAACTTCCATTTCAGTTGTTAAATGGAAATGGCATTTACGTCCTCCATAAAAAAAGTCAATATAATTATGGACTCAAAATTTGAAGTCCTTGATAAAATCATGAACTTACAACTTTAAGTGGCTCGGTCCTTCCTCTCTGCAACATTCAAATGAAGGGGGTTTCCAACAATTAGCAGCGCAGAGTTCACGCAAACGTGATCTTGCTGTTCCTTTGTGTGACCCGCCTGGAAGATTACTTTAAGTTTAGAGAATGAGAATGAAACAGTTGCTCCTTACTTGATACCCTGCAACAACAATCACTATACCTGTGGTCTGTGAGTCAGGGTCACACCTATGATTTTCAATTGTCCCAGAAGGCTGCCCCCTTAAGGCTCCAAATAGATTTTTAATAACAGGTGTTATGCAGCTGATATTATTATCAGACGCTTTAGTGAGGCGAGAGATTTGGGGCCCAAAATCTCTGCTAAAAGGTTGTACCGTTAATTTTTCAAATCCTATGGCTTCAGGGGTATTTACATCAATAGGTGTTTTGTCATATCCGATCAGCTTGGCTTCCATCTTGCAGCTTGACTTGAAAACTTCCTCCAAAGTTTTTGACTTGGGTACGTAGCCCTTAGCCTGCACATCCACAGTCAATGAGCGCCAGAAATTGAAGTTACATACGAGGGGGGAGGGAGCGGTCTTTTAAGTTAGGATATATGTTGGCAAAGCTAGTCAATAGTtcaataaacaacaaaataatgTCTGTAGTATGAACAATATAGATGAAGtttatggataaataaaaaaaataccatattTTATTCTACCAATCATTTTTTCAGAGTGCTGAAGTATTAACAAAACAAGACTATCGAGCCGTTTATCATTACGATAAGTGTCAAGTGGAAGTGCAGTGATGTATGCAGCTGAAGCATCCTAACAGACTGGTATTGAACCTTGTTCCTACATGACCCGATCAATTCGATCAGGCACTCGCCATCTATTTTCATTGTTCAACTCTTCGACAACACGAAAAACCATTGTTCAACTCTTTgacaacatgaaaaaaaatacaaaggatAAATTCAACTTTGCCCCTCAAAATTACCACTCCATTTGCACTCATATCTCTAAACTTTGGCTCCCTGCAACTCGCCCTgacaaactacaattttattcCGAATTGCACCTCGGGTTAGATTGGGCTATTAAATGTGGATGGGAAACACATCACACGTGTGGGGTATGTTGCAATGAGTGAAAGTTTAGAGGTGTGAGTGCCAATGATATAGTAGTTTTGGGAGGGGGCAAAGTGAGTCAAAGTCGCAGTGTGATAAGAACTCACTCTAATGAAATAGAGATAAATTGATAGTGAACTCCAATTAGGGCTGGAGACAAACCACAAGTCACACTTTTGATTACAATTTGCAATGCCTCAACTGTATCTCGTCTCCTTGTCTTATACTAGTGTTACTGCTGCATGATAACTAGATAAAATAATATAGCCGATGATAAAGTGcataagataaagataaagatgTTGGACAACTAAGATGACCAGCTATCCTTTATTGGTCTTCCACGATAACCCTATACTCCTCTTCATGCTTGTTAGGTCGATCACGTTCCTTGCTTTCCTTATCTGATACTATCACGTCATTGGGTTGTTCCTTGCTCTTCTGATCTGCTACTATCACATCTAAGTAACGAGGATTAGGATGGAATGTCCTTGTGGTCCTACATGCATGGAGTGCTATCACAGTGAGACTCACGTGTAACGGATTCTGTCAACTTTAACAACTCAATTTGACCTAGGGTGCAACTCGaaacaaaatggtagtttgtAGGGGAGAGTTACAGTGACTCAAAGTTTAGAGGTACGAGTGTAAATGGAGTGATAGTTTTGGGGAGGGGGGCAAACTATAATTTACccaaaaacaaatgaaatgaaagaagacatttttttgggggggttggggggggggggggcggggcgGCAGAAGCAGATAAGCCAAATGACGATGCTTACTCCCTAAAGCCTGGACAGAAAAGCATAAAGAAAGCAAACAGGTTTGACCTTCAACTTTGTGAATACTGGCACCAACAAAGAGACCATGTACAATTGAGGTCATGCACAATTAAGTTTAATTAGCAAAGCTTATCAAATCCAATACTCAAGTTAATACCACATGCGAGAAGGCCTTACTCTATAGCAAGTAACTTCAGCTCCTTCGGGAAATGCAACAGATAATGTGTGCTTCAGTTCAATGGCCACAAGCAAGTTTTCCAGAAGATGCATGATTGATGGCAACAAAGATATTGAACTCCCGATATCTTTGGAAAAGCCAATGATCTTCAACTGACATAGCTCGGGAGGCAAATCAATAAAGTACTCCTCCAGTTCATGTGATTCTGTTTTTGACATATAaagcttataaaaaataatcggACAGAGAGTTATAAGAGACATTGACTCATTGAGATGACTCCAATTTAAGCAAGAAGCTAATCttataatcatatatttttaaaatattttttattattaaataaataattaaattcaccattttgTTTCAGCTTTTAGaacataaagaaaacaaaaacacaacaatAGCGTAACTTGTACAAGGGAGAGCTATAATGAAAGTACCTTTGCTTAGACATAATATATTGTGTATCATTCAATCTAACAAACATGATTAATATTTCTACAGCTGCTCCATACTTGATCCACAATGTAACACATGATTTACACTAGCTTAAGGGTTTGGTGGTTCCAGTACCCAACCCTCCTCTTTtctgggaattttttttttttttttttttttttttttcacactttacCCTTTAGGCCACTTCCATGAAATTATGTAAGTGGCACCCTCAAGATAACATGTGTTTGAGCAAGGCCCCCTTCAATTAGAAATATTGTTATTGAACCTCAGTCTTTCACATTAACAATTTCAATATTAAGTAACCATTTGCCCAATGAATTTGGAGCATCcgcaaaaatattattaataatagCTAGCCCtcctattttattctttttaatttaaattaaagtgCAAATTACTGTAGCACAGCTATCATTCACACAACTTAAGTAGCAAAAGATTATGGTATTTGCCATTTCTGAGTTCTTATACTTAGGCTTTGATAAATGGTAATGATTGACACTATTATAAGTCTAGGATTCAATGGTTACTAGGGTTTCTAGCCCATATAATGTTCTGACCCTCTTTTCTGAGGCATGGCAGATAACTTAGAGTACAcaactacttttttaaaatgtcATAGAGCCTAGATTCTTATCATCTTGCTCGATCTCTCCATatcttttattcttcttctcctacttcatctttcttttttattattatttgtcccTCTGCTTAATTTCTGGGATTAATATTTGCTGGTTTAAGAAAGCAAATAAACAGATCACAAAATTAGCCCAAGTCCAGTTTCTAATCCCAGTTTCCCATTCTTAAAATCCTCTGCCATTAGAACAATCTACTATAGATCCACTGGGTGCATATTTAATTTCCCAATTCAAAACAACAGCTATGTCAGTCGCAAAGAAGTTCTATGGTCCTGTTTGCTTTCAGTACAGTGGTCAGTGAGCAGAATATTTTCTGCAGCATGATCTAAATTACACATtgaattgtgtgtgtgtgtgtgtgtgtgagagcgTGCATATTTATACAAAGGATGCTGCCTGATAAAACATACAGCAGAAAACTAATtgagatataattttttttcttaagtatgATTGAGATATTAATAGATTCCAAAATAACACAATTGGAACACATGTTTCACTTCATGCAATACTCCCAACAAAGAGAGAACTATgacagaaaacaaataaaataattacctgAATCTTCTGATTTTCGGTTGCGTAGCAAGTTATGCAAGCAAAAAAGTGGTTTTGCATGCAGAAGAGGTTGTCCAGGGTATTTAAGTTGAATGCCAAACCTGACTTCCAACATTTAAGGAAATAAATgccaatataaatttaaaaatagaaaaccaaCAGAAGTAATAGAATATTTTGTAAGATGAATGCCAAAGTTCTTTATATATTGTATttataaattcttaaaatttttgataagtaaaaacgAGGGAGGTAATTCTTAAAATTCACACAAATGTCACAtgaataagcatttttttttttttataagtacatcaATAAGCAGAAATTAGGCCTTGCGTGATATAAAATGTCCTGAGGAGGAATCTAAAatgacataaaaatataaatagtcAACCAAGTGTCAAGAAGTTTAGTCACATACTGCTCTAAGTGCTCCAGGTAGCTTGAAGTTTCTGATTCTTTATAAGGGCTGTATCCATTCTTTCCATGAACAATGTGAGTAATGAAGAAAAACTCCTTTCTGTGTGGGGCATACACTAAACTATTCTCAACATCACTTATACTTCTGTAACCATTGATAAGTTGCAAGTGTTCATCATCCAAAGGAAAATGTTCTTTAACCATGTCATCTTCTGAAGCCCTGAAAACTGGGGATGATAAACATCTCATAACAATCTCCCAATCTACAGTTATTGTACTTTCATTATCAAGCAAAACTACTGGAAGCAACAGGTAGAATGTTGATGAACTCGATTTACTAATATCATTCCTTCTCAAGGGAACAAATTCAGGAATAAATTCTGATCGGTCAAGGATGATCTTGAGATACATTTCTTGAAAATTCTGTGCAAACATAATCTGCAAGAATATAAGTCAGGGACTGTCAGAAAGTAAGTTTCACAGTACaaaattttgtccaaaaaacacaatttacctcatttttatcaaattctgCAATTCCTGATGGGACAAGCTTTGTCATCACAGATCTACCACGAGCCAGATGAAGATCAAGTTCCATTCTCTCAGCCTCTAACGGGAGAGGTGCTTTGACAAATAGACCAAACTTTTTATAGACCCTATCTTCAGGATCAGGACTAAATTTTATATAGTAGGAGTTAAGACGGACAGAATTTTCCAAGTTAGTCCATGGTTTTCTTAGTGCAGCAGGTACAAGCATCTCCTGTAGTTCGCATCGTAGATTATCATCTGACGACatacaaaatcaaagaaaattgaTATGACATAATAATGAAAAGGGAAGAAACTTTCAAAAGAAGAATTGCCTCAATGGCTCAACCTTTGCAGCTATCCGAGTCTGAAGAATCCAGCTCCAATCCATCTACATTTGCATCATCTTTCCCAGGCAAGAGGTAGTCATTCAAGGCCCCCATTTTATGCAATGTTTCAATTGCTTTCAGACAAGCATCTTGTTTAGCAGCTTCCATTGAACATTGTGGTGTACCAACAATTTGATTTATTGGAGCATTCAAAGGTAACTTTATGTGGCAGACAGTACCCCCCAAgtcatcaaaataaaagaactcTGGGCAGGGAAGAAAAAACCTGTAAAAAGAGATCAATACAAATTTCAGTCTTTTAAGTGATTGACTGCATGGTTTCTTGAGTGAAACAACCGTGATAATTAGTACAAGGGCATACTCATCATGCGGGAGTTTCGAACAATACTGATGGAGTAATGATATGCTAAATCCAGAGCTGACAGAAGCACCAGATGAAACAACTTTATTGATTCTTTCTTCAGGACCTATAAATGTACCATTTGACATTCGATGAGTAATTTCCTTGTTCATTTGATCTTCAtccttttgaaaattttctatcaaatCTAGCTCCTTCTGGTTGCCACTGAAACATCAACATTAATGACAGTTACTCCcatgtggaagaagaaaaagaacctAATGGATGGAGTTACATACAACACATGCTTTATAAAAGCACCTGTTCACCAAAAAGGCATATTCAGACTGAGGCATTCGTGCACGACCTCTTGACTGTATGAAGCTAGAAACAGTTTCTGGGAGATCAAACCGAATCACAAGGCAGCATGTCTGAATATCAAGTCCTTCTTCACAAACTTTAGTTGCAACCAATAGATTTAACTGCCAAACAAACAAGCAATAGAAATAAATACACAGCCTCAATCCCTGGAGAGTCAATATCTTGCATAAATGTCTTTCTACATCATCACCGGCATCAAAGCTTTGTTCAATATTACTCTAATTACACAATAAAAGCACATTTGAGTGCCACACTATTTTATTCCCATACATATTTTCCACCCACTATATACTCGATGGGTGCCACAAGTAACCTGACTCAAGATATAGAGATGATTAATATCGATTCTCTAGCAGCAATGTAGCAACATAAAATATTCCAAAACCGTTTCTGAAAAATAACGAATTCCCTAAAAGAGACTTGAGTGCCCTAGCTCCTAAAGCTATATTATATCAAATGCATCCATTAATCACTTAATGTACCCAGCTATTGCATCGGTCATACTGGATAATGATTCCTTAGTAAAAATCCTAAATTATTTAGTCTGGCCTCTGTGTTTCCTTGAAACTTAATAACATACATGAAGTTACAGCTGTTCCAGTCATGGACAGCATTGTTCTCATAAAAACTAAGAGCAAGTACCTGTATGTTACAATATTCCTTTAGCCATCTCCAACGAATACATGTCCCACAGTAAGCATGTAAGAAAAATCTCAATACCAACAACCTCGCATTCGTGTCTGACCAATTATGTGCCCATTGAACAGAATCTGCATCTATGACATGCCACCTTGTATGCACAATATATACTTTAATGAAGAGTTCTTCCTCAGCTATAAACAAAGTCAAGCTCAAACTTTGTCTAATGCATCTTATAATATATTAAGCTAACACAAGACATACataaaaattgatgaattttGACCTGCcataaaaaaagaagcaacCAATGTTAAAACCTTGAAAATAAGCATTACCTCTCCAGATCGGAATCTCTCAAGAATAATGTTCATGGTCTTCCGTGACATACTTTTTACTCCAGAGTGGACTCCCACAAGAAAATCACACTTCCAAGATGCTAGAAACTTAAGCTTCTGTAGTATGTATGACAACAATCTTGCCGTAACAATCCTATTTACAAATATTATACATTTCATATTTGGTTgtaacctgaaaaaaaaaaaaaaaatcgaagttTCATCAGAATAATTGAAGAATCTTGCTCCATATTTTGTCACTCGCTTGTATAATGTATGCAATAATGCAAGCAATATTTTAGCCTTGAACAATGCAATCAGAGTTTGGCAGAGCACTATTCTCAGGTCATGAGAGATGGAGGTTTATTCCCCATCTATAGCGTTCTACTCTTTCTGAGATGGACTTGGTTCCCAATGAGCACTCTGCCCTTGTTGCCTCTCATGGGAATTCTAGTGGATCTCAAGGAGGCAGTAGTGGTAGAGGTGGCCATAGTATACGCGGTGGTGGACGCTCTGGTAGCCGGGAACGTAAGAAGTGCACACATTACGGCCACAACAATCATTTTGTCGATTATTGTTGGGATTTTCATTGCAAACCCACTGCGGCCAATCAAGCCGTTGCCCAAGATGATTCCACCCCAGCATCTACTTCCTCTACCCTCTCCACCACAGTTTAGGAGACCGAAATAATCTCCCTCCCGAGAGATGAGTATGCTCAGTTTCTTGCTTATTAGAAGCAAGCTTCTTCTTCCACAGCCACCCTAGCCCAATCAGCTACTGCATCCCATTGTCTCTTATGCTACTTACCATATGTGGGTCACCGATTCTGGTGCAAATGAGCAAATGACTGGTGTGTCTACTCATCTCTTTGATTACCATGTTATTACATCACCTCGTAGTGTTACCCTAGCCAATGACTCCTTACCCAAAGTTCACAACTCTGGAACTACTCATCTGTTTTACACATTCCtgattttccttttaatttgttgtCTATTTGTAAAAGCACAAAGATCTTCGGTGTTCTGTGAGTTTTTACCATTCTCTTTGAATTTTTCAGGATCTCGAGACGACAAGGATGATTGGTATGGGGTATGAAATCGGTGGTCTCTACTATCTAGATTTGCTCCCCTCACACCTTCACATGCTCATCAGTCATTGCTATCTCCTTTTCAATGACACTATCGCCTTGGTCATCCGTCTCTTTCCACTTTGAATCGTCAAGTAGAGAGTCTTGGTTCCATATCACTTTTTTCATGTGAAACCTTGTTAAAAGTAGTAAACACCATCCTGGGTCTTTTCCATCTAGGTTGGTTGGTCGGGTTTCTAACCCTTTTGAGTTAGTCCACTCTGATGTATGAGGTCCATTTAGTGGAGTCCAATCAATTTCAGTATTTTGTTACGtttgttgatgacttctctcgTATGACTTGgttgtttttaatgaaatttcatttagttAATATCCATTTTTCACCTTTTTCGTAAAGATATTAAAACTCAATTTAATAAGAAAATTTGAGTATTACAGTCCAACAATACCAAAGAATATGTTTCTCATTCCTTCTCCTCTTAATTATTTGACAAAAGAATGGTGTTGTTGAGCACAAGAACCAGCACCTGCCTGATGTTGCCCAAGCTTTCTTGTTTCATATACATGTCCCCAAACGTTTTTGGAGTGATTCAGTCCTTACCGAATGCCATCTCATCAGCAAGATGCCGTCCACTCTCCTTGATGGAGCCTCTCCATCTTGTTTCCTTCCTCTCCGGTCTTCCCTTTGCCTCCTAGAGTTTTTGGATgagtttgttattgttttttttttcataagtaatgtaatttataaaaaagcgtaaggcacctcTAAGTACACAGGTAGTATATACAAGAGGCTCCAAACGAACAGAAGAAACCCAAATgatacaacaacaacaaaaatcccCTGAGGCACTCAACGCTAAAAAGCATGAGTCTTGCTTTTCCCCCGCCTAGAGGATGCTCCCTTAGCATCATGGTTGATGGAGCATTCTAAGTTCAGAAGCTCCCTTCTACCCTTTATTTTCTGAGGGGTAACCTCTAAGGTAACATCGATCTCCTCACACAAATCCCCCATCAAAGCCCAGTCCAAACGGGTGGCAGAGGGAAATTACCCAAAGGGTAAAGAAAATCTTCGTCTTCCCAACCCCAGGAAACTCTATCCTCCTCCTCACTATCCACCAACTCTAAAGATGGACTGAATTCAATCGGCCACTTTTGGGACTAGACCAAGCCTGTCATTGCACCGAAAGAGAGGTGGAGCACCAAATGCCGACATTGTCTTGGCAATCAAGCTATCATCCACATTCAAAAATTTGTTCTCCCTCATCTTGCGGTTATAGCACTTCACGGGTTTAGAGGTCAGCAATGATGGGGACCCCAAATCAATAGCCCGAAGCCATGACACCCGGCGAATTCTCCGGCCCAGGAAGCCCTCTTGGAGTCAACGCAATATTCAAGTCTACACCAAAGACCCTAA is a window of Alnus glutinosa chromosome 4, dhAlnGlut1.1, whole genome shotgun sequence DNA encoding:
- the LOC133866506 gene encoding dicer-like protein 4, whose product is MGLLVGLLLLINTGLLAAAGLRILVELWYSITMQDGEASGGADRSTAGHSRVSAATTSPLVEPSLDVAGVDENGVEPGSRAETTEKDPRKIARKYQLELCKKALEENIIVYLGTGYGKTHIAVLLIYELGHLIRKPQKNICIFLAPTVALVQQQARVIENSIDFKVGVYCGSSKRLKNHEDWEKEIEQYEILVMTPQILLHNLYHCFIKMEFIALLIFDECHHAQVQSNHPYAEIMKLFYKTDVGKFPRIFGMTASPVVGRGASDHANLPKVINSLEKLLDAKVYSVGKKEELDNFVASPAVRVYYYDPTINGTSSSYVTYCSKLEELKRQCISTLNKKTDDHQSLRNLKKLLRRMHDNILFCLENLGLWGALKASQILLSGDHSERNVLIEVEGNFSGDSVCDRYLALAAEVFASDCKTDGIAFNLSCVEILKEPYFSRKLLRLIGILSSFRLQPNMKCIIFVNRIVTARLLSYILQKLKFLASWKCDFLVGVHSGVKSMSRKTMNIILERFRSGELNLLVATKVCEEGLDIQTCCLVIRFDLPETVSSFIQSRGRARMPQSEYAFLVNSGNQKELDLIENFQKDEDQMNKEITHRMSNGTFIGPEERINKVVSSGASVSSGFSISLLHQYCSKLPHDEFFLPCPEFFYFDDLGGTVCHIKLPLNAPINQIVGTPQCSMEAAKQDACLKAIETLHKMGALNDYLLPGKDDANVDGLELDSSDSDSCKDDNLRCELQEMLVPAALRKPWTNLENSVRLNSYYIKFSPDPEDRVYKKFGLFVKAPLPLEAERMELDLHLARGRSVMTKLVPSGIAEFDKNEIMFAQNFQEMYLKIILDRSEFIPEFVPLRRNDISKSSSSTFYLLLPVVLLDNESTITVDWEIVMRCLSSPVFRASEDDMVKEHFPLDDEHLQLINGYRSISDVENSLVYAPHRKEFFFITHIVHGKNGYSPYKESETSSYLEHLEQFGIQLKYPGQPLLHAKPLFCLHNLLRNRKSEDSESHELEEYFIDLPPELCQLKIIGFSKDIGSSISLLPSIMHLLENLLVAIELKHTLSVAFPEGAEVTCYRAKGYVPKSKTLEEVFKSSCKMEAKLIGYDKTPIDVNTPEAIGFEKLTVQPFSRDFGPQISRLTKASDNNISCITPVIKNLFGALRGQPSGTIENHRCDPDSQTTGGSHKGTARSRLRELCAANCWKPPSFECCREEGPSHLKLFTFKVVVEIEDAEDVVLECFGEPRAKKKDAEEHAAEGALWYLKHDGYLPETD